AATAATGAATCGTCGCTATCTGTACGGAGTGACCGATGACACGACCGATGAACAGCTTTCGCTTATCTTTGATCGAGAACACCGTCGACGGTTAATTTTTGCAAAAGAAATAATGATTGAAACGATTAGAAAGAAAATACAGAAGCATGAATTTTTTGTTGCCTCGATTGGTACATTGCTTTGGGCCTTCGCAGACCTTTTGAACAAGCTGTAGTACATACACAAAGCGCCATTCTATACCGTATAGAATGGGGCTTTGTGTATGCAGACCTTGGACTACGACCATCGGTGACCAAATGACAGAGCACACCCTCACATTCAAATGCCTGGGCCACACCAAGCGCGGCGACTTGATTGAGTCCTACCAGCTGGAAGTGACCGACACCCGCGATGGCACGACCATAGAGATCTCAATCCCAACGAGGCAGCTAATTTCAGCTCATAGCATGATGAGCATTCTGCTCGGCAGAAAAATTTTCTACTCCGTCACGCAGCGCAAGCACGCGAGAATGCTGAGCGAGCTGTTCGATCAGCAGCAGCCTGACGCAGTCGAAGACTAGCCCAGTCCACCGGGCTTTTTCATGCCCGCCAAATGCGAAAAGCCCAGCGCGGAGCTGAGCTAGAAGTGAATCAGTCTTTCTTGGGGGAAGGCGCAGGTGGTGGCGCTTTCGGTGCCTGAGCAGGCAGCACATTTCTCGTCCGGTCAGGATTCACATTCATCCCGTCATTGACGTGTTTGCGCTCCAGAATGTGATGCTTTGGTTGTTGATCATTCATTTTGCGTCTCCTTGAGGCTCTAGAAATTCGACCCATTGAACATCACTGTTGGCAATAAGTAGATACGTTACTCCGTCCTGCGGCACCAGTTCCTCACCAACCACCCATGTGGGGAATTCCATAACAAAATGCCCGCTTTCCGGTTCCGCCGGCCAGGCCAATGGATAGCCCATCAGCCTGCGTCCGTCCTTAAGACTCAGCACCACTCCGCGATCAGGAAAGCGCAAGAAAGCATACCTCCACTCACCAACGGATGCCTTGGCCGTCAGTCCAACCTTCCGCGCAAACTTGTATAAAACATCGTGGCGTGAGAAATAGGCTAGAGCAAGTCCAAATCCAATAGCGAGGGCGACCGCCCAAGACGTGGCAACATTCTCAGTCCATGCCCCAAGCGTGCCCCAATGGCCAATACAAACAGCGGTAACGGCTATGCCATCTACCAGAATCTTGATCAAGCCAGTACAGATGAGCGCCTGAATCACCTGTTCAAACTGGCCGGGTTTCTTCGCGTCAGCTAACCAATAAAACACCACCATGGCCAAAAAACCCGGCAGCAAAGCCTGCAAGATTGGCATCAGCGTTCCTGCGATTTCACCCATGGGAGAACATCCATATTGATCCAGGCTGTTAGATTACCCCGGCCCTGTCCAGGCATCCAGCGTGGATGAAATGCCAGTAACTGGGTTAGGTCACTGCGTAGTAGCGTTATGCCTCCAAAAAAAAGCAGGGAGGCAAGATAGATGAGCTATAAAAAAATTGGCCACAGTCGTCTGTGGGCGGAGCTATTCGACGCAAACGATGTCGAGGTGGGCGCCGGATTGGCGTTCTGAGGTGAGGGTTTTGCAAAAGTTTTGCAAATCGCAGAAAGCAAAAAGGGGTCACCGTTTCCGATGACCCCTCTAGACCGCCCAGCAGAGCGGATTTTGTTTGGTAGGCGCGATTGGACTCGAACCAACGACCCCCACCATGTCAAGGTGGTGCTCTAACCAACTGAGCTACGTGCCTGCTGTGAGGCGGCATTCTACGGAATTCCGTAGGGGTGTCAACATCTTTTTTGCAGCTAACCCTATGAATATGCGAATTATTTATCCGCGGGTCAGACGCCCGCGAATTACGGGCGGCTGGCAGGCATTTTTCAACTCAGGTAGGATCGCCGCACTCGTAAAAAATATAAAACAGAGGTTCCAGGATGGCGAACACCCCCTACCCCCAGTCGTATTACGCCGCCTCCGCGAACGCGGTTGCGCCGCGCCCGGTGTTGCAAGGTGAGGTCGAAACCGATGTCTGTGTGATTGGTGCCGGTTATACCGGGCTTTCCAGCGCGCTGTTTCTGCTCGAGAACGGCTTTCGCGTAACGGTCCTGGAAGCCGCCAAGGTAGGTTTTGGTGCGTCCGGTCGTAACGGCGGGCAGATCGTCAACAGCTACAGCCGCGACATCGACGTCATCGAGCGCAGCGTCGGGCCCGGGCAGGCGCAGTTGCTGGGCGAAATGGCCTTCGAGGGCGGCAGGATCATTCGTGAGCGCGTGGCCAAATATCAGATCCAGTGCGATCTGAAGGACGGCGGTGTGTTCGCCGCCCTCAACAGCAGGCACATGGGCCACCTGGAATCACAGAAGCGCCTGTGGGAGCGCTACGGCCATACGCAACTGGAATTGCTGGACGAGCGCCGTATCCGCGAAGTAGTGGCTTGTGACAACTATGTAGGCGGCCTGCTGGACATGAGCGGCGGACATATCCACCCGCTCAACCTGGCATTGGGCGAAGCGGCGGCCGTCGAATCCCTCGGCGGCACGATTTATGAGCAATCGGCCGCCGTACGCATCGAACGCGGTGCCAACCCGGTGGTGCATACCGCCGAAGGCAAGGTCAGAGCCAAGTTCATCATTGTTGCGGGCAATGCCTACCTGGGGAACCTGGTGCCGGAGCTGGCGGCGAAATCGATGCCGTGCGGCACTCAGGTGATCACCACCGCGCCGCTGGGTGATGAGTTGGCCAAGACCTTGTTGCCGCAGGACTACTGTGTCGAAGACTGCAACTACTTGCTCGACTACTACCGCCTCACCCGCGACAAGCGCCTGGTTTTCGGCGGCGGCGTGGTGTATGGCGCGCGGGACCCGGCAAATATCGAAGCGATCATCCGACCGAAGATGCTCAAGGCGTTCCCACAACTCAGGGACGTGAAGATCGACTACGCCTGGACCGGTAATTTCCTGCTGACCCTGTCGCGCTTGCCGCAGGTGGGCCGCCTCGGCGACAACATCTATTACTCGCAAGGCTGCAGCGGCCATGGCGTGACGTATACGCACCTGGCCGGCAAGGTCCTCGCCGAGGCTTTGAGAGGCCAGGCCGAACGCTTTGATGCGTTTGCCGACCTGCCCCACTACCCGTTCCCGGGTGGACAGCTGTTGCGCACACCGTTTGCCGCAATGGGCGCGTGGTATTACGGGCTGCGGGATAAGCTGGGTTTTTGATGAAAAACGGGAGCCGGTTCGCCGGCTCCTCGTCTGAACAGCCAAATCGCAGACACAAAAAACCCCGGTCTTTCGACCAGGGTCTTTGCTATCGAATCAAGGTCAGCCAATGGCTTTGCTTGTGCTTCAAGGCGTTCAGTGGGCCTTGAAGCTGATATGGCGCAGCGGACGGGACTCGAACCCGCGACCCCCGGCGTGACAGGCCGGTATTCTAACCGACTGAACTACCGCTGCGTATCGCTTGGCTGATTGAGCATGAAGCCTCAATCACCTTTAAACATCTGATCGATCAGCTTCAGCTGTTCAATCTCAAATCCGAAAAATCAGACCTGTAAAATATGGCGCAGCGGACGGGACTCGAACCCGCGACCCCCGGCGTGACAGGCCGGTATTCTAACCGACTGAACTACCGCTGCGCGTCGGTGCAACCTTTAACGTTGCGTCTTGCCCTTGGGCAAAACTCTCAAGAAGTGGTGGGTGATGACGGGATCGAACCGCCGACCCTCTGCTTGTAAGGCAGATGCTCTCCCAGCTGAGCTAATCACCCTTTGCTTCGTTGAGGCCGCGAAATTTACGCAGGTAGCGAACCTAAGTCAATAGCAGGATTGAGTTTTTTTCAAAAACAGCTTCGAGTTGCAAGCCACAAGCTACAAGTCAAAAGCCACCCAAATTTGCTTTCACTTGCAGCTTGCCGCTTGAAGCTGCTGCTCACTGCTCGTAAACCATCTTCTTGCTCATGCCGCCGTCCACCACGAACTCCTGTCCGGTGACAAACCCGGCCTGGCGCGACAGCAGCCACGCCACCATGGCCGCCACGTCCTCCACCGTCCCTACCCGGCCAGCCGGATGCTGCGCATGGTCAACATCGGAAAGCGGCTCGGCCCGCCGCGCAGCAGGATCACGCGCATCGATCCAGCCGGGGCTGACCGCATTGACCCGTACCTCCGGTCCCAGGCTCATCGCCAAGGCGTGCGTCAGCGCCAGCAGGCCACCCTTGCTCGCCGCGTAGGCTTCGGTGTCGGGCTCCGATTGGCGAGCCCGTGTCGAGGCCAGATTGACGATAGCGCCGCCATGGGCGCGCAGGTACGGCGCGCAGTGCTTGGCCAGCAGCATCGGCCCGCTGAGGTTTACCGCCAGCACGCGGTTCCAGTAAGCCAGGTCGAGGCTTTCCAGGGTGATATTGTGCGGATCGGCCACCGCCGCATTGCACACCAGCGCATCCAGGCGCCCAAACTGCCCCAGCACCTCGGCGACACCCTGGGCCACTTGCTTCTCGTCGGCCACGTCCATGGTGATAAACCAGGCATTCTCGCCCAGCACCTTGGACACCCTGGAGCCGCGCTCGCGGTCCAGGTCGGTCAACACCACCTGCCAGCCTTCGCTGATCAGCCACGCCGCGATTCCAAGGCCAATGCCGCGCGCCGCGCCGGTCACCAGCGCAACGCGCCCGTTACTGGCCGCTGCGGCCTCCATGGACCACTCGATCACAAGGCCGCCAGCCCACGGGCCAGGTCAGCCTGCAAGTCAGCCACATCTTCCAACCCGACCGCGATGCGAATCAGGCTGTCACGGATACCCGCGGCTTCCCGCTCCTGCGGCGCCAGGCGCCCGTGGGAGGTGGTGCTCGGGTGCGTGATGGTGGTTTTGCTGTCACCCAGGTTGGCGGTGATCGAGATCAGGCGCGTGGCATCGATAAAGCGCCAGGCACCCTCTTTTCCGCCCTTCACTTCAAAACTCACCACCGCGCCGAAACCGCGTTGCTGGCGCTGAGCCAATGCATGCTGCGGATGGCTCTTGAGGCCGGCGTAATGCACCTTCTCGATGCCGTCCTGCTGCTCCAGCCACTCGGCCATGGCCTGGGCGTTGGCGCAATGGGCCTTCATGCGCAGGCTGAGGGTTTCCAGGCCTTTGAGAAAGATCCAGGCGTTGAACGGGCTCAGGGTCGGGCCAGCGGTGCGCAGGAAGCCCACCACTTCCTTCATCTGCTCGCTGCGACCGGCGACCACACCGCCCATGCAACGGCCCTGGCCGTCGATGAACTTGGTGGCCGAATGCACCACGATGTCCGCGCCCAACTTCAACGGCTGTTGCAGGGCCGGGGTGCAGAAGCAGTTATCAACGATCAGCATGGCGCCCTTGGCGTGCGCCACTTCGGACAGCGCGGCGATATCCACCAGCTCGGCCAGCGGATTGGACGGCGACTCGACGAACAGCAGTTTTGTATTGGCCTTGATCGCCGCATCCCAGGCGGACAAATCCGCCAGGGGCACGTAGTCCACTTCAATACCAAAACGCTTGAAATACTTCTCGAACAGGCTGATGGTCGAACCGAACACGCTGCGCGACACCAGCACGTGGTCGCCGGCGCTGCACAGGCTCATCACCACCGCCAGGATCGCCGCCATGCCGGTCGCCGTGGCCACCGCTTGCTCAGCCCCCTCCAGGGCGGCAATGCGCTCTTCGAACGCACGCACGGTCGGGTTGGTATAGCGCGAGTAAACATTGCCCGGCACCTCACCAGCGAAGCGCGCGGCGGCGTCGGCCGCCGTGCGAAACACGTAACTGGAGGTGAAAAACATCGGGTCACCGTGCTCCCCTTCCGGGGTACGGTGCTGGCCGGCGCGCACAGCCAGGGTATCGAAAGCTACGCCATCGAGGTCGCTGTCCAACCGACCGGCATCCCATTCCTGACTCATGCTGCGACTCCTTACTCAAATGCGTTATTTAACATACAAAACCGGCCCCTCAGGGCCGGTGTTTACTCAGTTGTTGTACAGATCAATGATCGCACTGACCGCCTGGGTCTTGATCTTCGACGAGTCGTTGCGCGCCTGCTCGATCTTGTTCAGATAGGCGTCATCGATATCGCCGGTCACGTACTTGCCATCGAACACGGCGCAGTCGAACTGGGCGATCTTGATCTTGCCGCCGCCCACCGCCTCGATAAGGTCAGGCAGGTCCTGGTAGATCAGCCAGTCGGCACCGATCAGGTCGGCCACGTCTTGCGTGGAACGATTATGGGCGATCAGTTCGTGGGCGCTCGGCATGTCGATACCGTACACGTTCGGGTAACGCACGGCAGGCGCAGCGGAACAGAAGTACACGTTCTTCGCGCCGGCTTCACGGGCCATCTGGATGATCTGCTTACAGGTAGTGCCGCGCACGATCGAGTCATCCACCAGCATCACGTTCTTGCCACGGAATTCCAGCTCGATGGCGTTGAGCTTCTGGCGCACCGACTTCTTGCGCGCCGCCTGGCCGGGCATGATGAAGGTACGGCCTATGTAGCGGTTCTTGACGAAACCTTCGCGGAACTTGACGCCCAGGTGGTTGGCCAGTTCCAGCGCAGCGGTACGGCTGGTATCCGGAATCGGGATGACCACGTCGATGTCGTGCTCGGGGCGCTCGCGCAGGATCTTCTCGGCCAGCTTCTCACCCATGCGCAGGCGTGCCTTGTAGACCGACACGCCGTCGATGATCGAGTCCGGACGCGCCAGGTAGACGTGTTCGAAGATGCACGGAGTGAGTTTCGGCGCCACGGCGCACTGACGGGTGTGCAGCTTGCCGTCTTCGGTGATGTAGACCGCTTCGCCCGGTGCCAGATCGCGGATCAACGTGAAGCCCAGTACGTCCAGGGACACGCTTTCGGAAGCGATCATGTACTCGACACCTTCGTCGGTGTGACGCTGGCCGAACACGATCGGGCGGATGCCGTGGGGGTCGCGGAAACCGACGATGCCATAACCGGTGATCATGGCCACCACGGCATAGCCACCGACGCAACGGTTGTGCACGTCGATCACGGCGGCAAACACGTCTTCTTCGGTAGGCTGCAGCTTGCCGCGCTGGGCCAGCTCATGGGCGAACACGTTGAGCAGCACTTCCGAGTCGGAACTGGTGTTGACGTGGCGCAGGTCGGATTCGTAAATCTCCTTGGCCAACTGTTCGACGTTGGTCAGGTTGCCGTTGTGCGCCAGGGTAATGCCGTAAGGCGAGTTGACGTAGAACGGTTGAGCTTCGGCCGAGGTCGAGCTACCGGCCGTCGGGTAACGCACATGGCCAATGCCCATGTGCCCGACCAGGCGCTGCATATGACGCTGGTGGAACACGTCACGCACCAGGCCATTGTCCTTGCGCAGGAATAACCGGCCGTCGTGGCTGGTCACAATACCGGCAGCATCCTGGCCGCGGTGCTGGAGGACGGTTAGCGCGTCATACAGCGCCTGATTGACGTTCGACTTACCGACGATACCGACGATGCCACACATGCGACGCAACCCCTACTTAATGAATCTTGACTGAACACTCTTACTGAGGCGTTTTGGCCGGCAAGAGGTGTTCCTTGAACGGAAGATCAGCGGGTACGCTGATTCCGCTGGCCAGCCACTGACTGCTCCACCCCAATATGAGGTTCTTGGACCAATCTGCAACCAATAGAAATTTTGGCACGAGTACCGACTCCTGCCACCACGCATCCTGCTGTACCGGCCCCAGGCTCAACAGCCCGACCGCCACGACCACCAGCAACGCGCCACGGGCGGCGCCGAAGGCCATGCCGAGAAATCGATCGGTCCCGGAGAGGCCGGTGACACGTATCAACTCGCCAATAAGATAATTGACCATCGCCCCCACCAGCAGCGTGGCGATGAACATGATGGCGCAGCCCGCGATGACGCGGGCCGAAGGTGTCTCTATGTACCCGGCCAGGTAGACCGACAGTGAACCACCGAACATCCAGGCGACGACTCCTGCGATGATCCAGGTCAGCAACGACAGTGCTTCTTTGACGAAGCCGCGGCTCAGACTGATCAAAGCGGAGATGGCGACGATTGCAACGATCGCCCAATCAACCCAGGTAAATGGCACAGTGCAGCCTACGTACGGATAAGGCGGCGCATTTTAGCAGAGCGCCGGGCTATCGGTAAGCGGTGATTGCGGGCGCTTTGCAAATCAATAAATTGGGCAGTGTGAACACAATTTCAAGACCACTGGAAACCAATGTGGGAGGGGGCTTGCCCCCGATAGCAGTGGGTCAGTGACAGATGTACTGACTGATCCACCGCTATCGGGAGCAAGCCCCCTCCCACATTTGACTGCATTTCAGACTGAAACCGAGGGAACTTAGCCGCGCTCAGGCTGGAACCTTGTCACGAACCCCTTCAGATTCTGCTGACGATCCAGCAAATCCCGCAGGCGATCCGCTTCGGCGCGCTCGATCAGCGGCCCGATAAACACACGGTTCTTGCCATCGGCGCTGCGGATATAAGCGTTGTAACCCTGGGCACGCAGCTTTTTCTGCAAGGCGTCGGCACCTTCGCGGTTGCCCAGGCTGGCCACTTGAATCGACCAACTGATCGGCAACCCGTTCGGGTCGATACGACTCTGACCTACGTCCGGCTTGCCCGGTGCGGCAGGCTGTGGTGCGACCGGCTTGGGCGCAGGCGTCGGCGCAGCAGGCTTGGCGGCTGCGACAGGCGCGGCCGGAGCCGGCTTGACTACCGGAACACTCGGCTGCACCGGCATGGACGGCGCCTGCTGTGCAGCGACCTCGGCATCGGTCGGCACCGGCTCTTGCTCAGGCAGCGCCTGCGGCTCAGGCACCACCACCGGTTCCACCTGAACCTGAGGGACCACCGGCGCCTGGGGCGCAGCGGGCGCTTCAACCACCACCTGGCGCTGCTCGTCCTGACGGGAGAACAGCATCGGCAGGAAAATCACCGCCAATGCCACCAACACCAGGGCTCCCACCATTCGCTGCTTGTATGCGCTATCGAGTAATGCCATGTGCAGCTTCCTCCGTGGAGCGCCGGGTCAGCCATTCGAGCGCCTCGGCAACACAATAAAATGATCCGAACAACAGAATCTCGTCGTCGGCCGTCGCTACCGCACATTGCGCCTCGAGGGCCGCGGTGACGCTTGCATACGACGTCACCGGCGAACCAAGGTTCTGCAACGCAAGTTGCAGCTCAGCCGCCGCACGGCTACGCGGCGTATCCAGCGGTGCAACGGCCCACGACTGTACGCTACCGAGCAGCGGCGCAACCACGCCGTCAAGATCCTTGTCGGCCAGCAAGCCAAACACCGCCAGACGCCGGCCGGAAAATGGCGCGCGCTTAAGCCGCTGCGCCAGATATTCGGCGGCGTGAGGGTTATGACCCACGTCCAGCAGCAGGTTAAGCCGCTTGCCTTGCCACTCGACGGTGCGTCGATCCAGGCGCCCCACTATTCGCGTTGCCAGCAGAGTTGCGGCAATTTGCTCGACATTCCATGGCAGATCCAGCAGCAGATAGGCTTGCAGCGCCAGCGCTGCATTCTCCATCGGCAGGTTCAGCAGCGGCAGATCATGCAACGCCATCTGCTGACCGCGGGCATCGCGCCCGGACCACTGCCAATACTCATCGCTGATATCGACATTGAAGTCGCGCCCGCGCAGGTAGAACGGGCAATCGAGCTCACGCACCTTGTCCAGCAAGGGTTGCGGCGGGTCAAGATCACCGCACAGCGCGGGCCTGCCCGGGCGAAAGATCCCGGCTTTTTCGTAAGCCACGGATTCGCGGGTATCGCCCAGGTAATCGACGTGGTCGACGCCGATGCTGGTGACCAGCGCCAGGTCGGCATCCACCACGTTGACCGTGTCCAGACGCCCGCCCAGGCCCACTTCCAACACCACGACATCCAGCTGCGCACGCTCGAACAGCCACAGCGCCGCCAGGGTGCCCATCTCGAAATAAGTCAGGGAAATATCGCCACGACCGGCATCAAGAGCGGCGAAGGCTTCGCAGAGTTGCGCGTCGCTCGCCTCGACGCCATTGAGCTGCACCCGCTCGTTATAGCGCAGCAGGTGCGGCGAACTGTACACGCCGACGTTAAGCCCTTGGGCTTGCAGCAGCGCGGCGACAAAAGCACAGGTCGAGCCCTTGCCGTTGGTGCCGGTCACCGTGATCACACGCGGCGCCGGGCGCCCCAACCCAAGGCGGGCCGCTACCTGTTGCGAGCGCTCCAGGCCCATGTCGATGGCGGACGGATGCAACTGCTCAAGGTAGGCGAGCCATTCGCCCAGGGTACGTTGGGTCATAGGTTGGCCGGTACCGGCGGCACGACGATCGGCTCGACTTTAGGCGCGACGTAGACAGGCGTCGGCAGGCCCATCATTTGCGCCAGCAGGTTACCCAGGCGTGGCCGCAGCTCACCGCGCGGAATGATCAGGTCGATGGCGCCGTGCTCCAGCAGGAACTCGCTGCGCTGGAAACCTTCCGGCAGTTTTTCACGCACGGTCTGCTCGATCACGCGCGGGCCGGCAAAGCCGATCAGGGCCTTCGGCTCGCCGACGATCACATCGCCCAACATCGCCAGGCTGGCGGAAACGCCCCCGTAGACCGGGTCGGTCAATACCGAGATGAACGGAATGCCTTCTTCGCGCAGACGCGCCAATACCGCCGAGGTCTTGGCCATTTGCATCAGGGAAATCAGCGCTTCCTGCATCCGCGCACCACCGGAGGCGGCGAAGCAGATCATCGGGCAGCGGTTTTCCAGGGCATAGTTGGCGGCGCGCACGAAACGCTCGCCGACGATGGCACCCATCGAGCCGCCCATGAAGGAGAACTCGAACGCCGAAACCACCACCGGCATGCCCAGCAAGTTGCCGCTGACGGAAATCAGCGCGTCTTTCTCGCCAGTCTGCTTCTGCGCACCGAGCAGACGGTCCTTGTACTTCTTGCTGTCGCGAAACTTGAGACGGTCGACCGGCTCCAGGTCAGCGCCCAGTTCGTTGCGGCCGTCGGCATCAAGGAAGATGTCGATACGCGCGCGCGCGCCAATACGCATGTGGTGGTTGCACTTGGGGCAAACGTCCAGGGTCTTTT
This genomic stretch from Pseudomonas orientalis harbors:
- a CDS encoding DUF6338 family protein, with product MGEIAGTLMPILQALLPGFLAMVVFYWLADAKKPGQFEQVIQALICTGLIKILVDGIAVTAVCIGHWGTLGAWTENVATSWAVALAIGFGLALAYFSRHDVLYKFARKVGLTAKASVGEWRYAFLRFPDRGVVLSLKDGRRLMGYPLAWPAEPESGHFVMEFPTWVVGEELVPQDGVTYLLIANSDVQWVEFLEPQGDAK
- a CDS encoding NAD(P)/FAD-dependent oxidoreductase codes for the protein MANTPYPQSYYAASANAVAPRPVLQGEVETDVCVIGAGYTGLSSALFLLENGFRVTVLEAAKVGFGASGRNGGQIVNSYSRDIDVIERSVGPGQAQLLGEMAFEGGRIIRERVAKYQIQCDLKDGGVFAALNSRHMGHLESQKRLWERYGHTQLELLDERRIREVVACDNYVGGLLDMSGGHIHPLNLALGEAAAVESLGGTIYEQSAAVRIERGANPVVHTAEGKVRAKFIIVAGNAYLGNLVPELAAKSMPCGTQVITTAPLGDELAKTLLPQDYCVEDCNYLLDYYRLTRDKRLVFGGGVVYGARDPANIEAIIRPKMLKAFPQLRDVKIDYAWTGNFLLTLSRLPQVGRLGDNIYYSQGCSGHGVTYTHLAGKVLAEALRGQAERFDAFADLPHYPFPGGQLLRTPFAAMGAWYYGLRDKLGF
- a CDS encoding SDR family oxidoreductase, which codes for MEAAAASNGRVALVTGAARGIGLGIAAWLISEGWQVVLTDLDRERGSRVSKVLGENAWFITMDVADEKQVAQGVAEVLGQFGRLDALVCNAAVADPHNITLESLDLAYWNRVLAVNLSGPMLLAKHCAPYLRAHGGAIVNLASTRARQSEPDTEAYAASKGGLLALTHALAMSLGPEVRVNAVSPGWIDARDPAARRAEPLSDVDHAQHPAGRVGTVEDVAAMVAWLLSRQAGFVTGQEFVVDGGMSKKMVYEQ
- a CDS encoding O-succinylhomoserine sulfhydrylase, whose product is MSQEWDAGRLDSDLDGVAFDTLAVRAGQHRTPEGEHGDPMFFTSSYVFRTAADAAARFAGEVPGNVYSRYTNPTVRAFEERIAALEGAEQAVATATGMAAILAVVMSLCSAGDHVLVSRSVFGSTISLFEKYFKRFGIEVDYVPLADLSAWDAAIKANTKLLFVESPSNPLAELVDIAALSEVAHAKGAMLIVDNCFCTPALQQPLKLGADIVVHSATKFIDGQGRCMGGVVAGRSEQMKEVVGFLRTAGPTLSPFNAWIFLKGLETLSLRMKAHCANAQAMAEWLEQQDGIEKVHYAGLKSHPQHALAQRQQRGFGAVVSFEVKGGKEGAWRFIDATRLISITANLGDSKTTITHPSTTSHGRLAPQEREAAGIRDSLIRIAVGLEDVADLQADLARGLAAL
- the purF gene encoding amidophosphoribosyltransferase, whose product is MCGIVGIVGKSNVNQALYDALTVLQHRGQDAAGIVTSHDGRLFLRKDNGLVRDVFHQRHMQRLVGHMGIGHVRYPTAGSSTSAEAQPFYVNSPYGITLAHNGNLTNVEQLAKEIYESDLRHVNTSSDSEVLLNVFAHELAQRGKLQPTEEDVFAAVIDVHNRCVGGYAVVAMITGYGIVGFRDPHGIRPIVFGQRHTDEGVEYMIASESVSLDVLGFTLIRDLAPGEAVYITEDGKLHTRQCAVAPKLTPCIFEHVYLARPDSIIDGVSVYKARLRMGEKLAEKILRERPEHDIDVVIPIPDTSRTAALELANHLGVKFREGFVKNRYIGRTFIMPGQAARKKSVRQKLNAIELEFRGKNVMLVDDSIVRGTTCKQIIQMAREAGAKNVYFCSAAPAVRYPNVYGIDMPSAHELIAHNRSTQDVADLIGADWLIYQDLPDLIEAVGGGKIKIAQFDCAVFDGKYVTGDIDDAYLNKIEQARNDSSKIKTQAVSAIIDLYNN
- a CDS encoding CvpA family protein, translated to MPFTWVDWAIVAIVAISALISLSRGFVKEALSLLTWIIAGVVAWMFGGSLSVYLAGYIETPSARVIAGCAIMFIATLLVGAMVNYLIGELIRVTGLSGTDRFLGMAFGAARGALLVVVAVGLLSLGPVQQDAWWQESVLVPKFLLVADWSKNLILGWSSQWLASGISVPADLPFKEHLLPAKTPQ
- a CDS encoding SPOR domain-containing protein; its protein translation is MALLDSAYKQRMVGALVLVALAVIFLPMLFSRQDEQRQVVVEAPAAPQAPVVPQVQVEPVVVPEPQALPEQEPVPTDAEVAAQQAPSMPVQPSVPVVKPAPAAPVAAAKPAAPTPAPKPVAPQPAAPGKPDVGQSRIDPNGLPISWSIQVASLGNREGADALQKKLRAQGYNAYIRSADGKNRVFIGPLIERAEADRLRDLLDRQQNLKGFVTRFQPERG
- the folC gene encoding bifunctional tetrahydrofolate synthase/dihydrofolate synthase — its product is MTQRTLGEWLAYLEQLHPSAIDMGLERSQQVAARLGLGRPAPRVITVTGTNGKGSTCAFVAALLQAQGLNVGVYSSPHLLRYNERVQLNGVEASDAQLCEAFAALDAGRGDISLTYFEMGTLAALWLFERAQLDVVVLEVGLGGRLDTVNVVDADLALVTSIGVDHVDYLGDTRESVAYEKAGIFRPGRPALCGDLDPPQPLLDKVRELDCPFYLRGRDFNVDISDEYWQWSGRDARGQQMALHDLPLLNLPMENAALALQAYLLLDLPWNVEQIAATLLATRIVGRLDRRTVEWQGKRLNLLLDVGHNPHAAEYLAQRLKRAPFSGRRLAVFGLLADKDLDGVVAPLLGSVQSWAVAPLDTPRSRAAAELQLALQNLGSPVTSYASVTAALEAQCAVATADDEILLFGSFYCVAEALEWLTRRSTEEAAHGITR
- the accD gene encoding acetyl-CoA carboxylase, carboxyltransferase subunit beta: MSNWLVDKLIPSIMRSEVKKSSVPEGLWHKCPSCDAVLYRPELEKTLDVCPKCNHHMRIGARARIDIFLDADGRNELGADLEPVDRLKFRDSKKYKDRLLGAQKQTGEKDALISVSGNLLGMPVVVSAFEFSFMGGSMGAIVGERFVRAANYALENRCPMICFAASGGARMQEALISLMQMAKTSAVLARLREEGIPFISVLTDPVYGGVSASLAMLGDVIVGEPKALIGFAGPRVIEQTVREKLPEGFQRSEFLLEHGAIDLIIPRGELRPRLGNLLAQMMGLPTPVYVAPKVEPIVVPPVPANL